In the Endozoicomonas sp. SCSIO W0465 genome, CACAGCAGAAGGTGGCGAATGTTCATCCACGGCGATTAGAGCCCATATTCGCAAGCTCATTGCACAAGAGACACCACGCAAACCGCTCAGTGATAATAAAATTGCGGCCATATTGGCAGAACAGGGCATCAAGGTTGCCCGGCGAACCATTGCCAAATACCGGGAGTCCATGAATATTCCCCCGTCCAATGAGCGGAAGCAGTTAGTACCCTGATGAATATCAAGCTGATGTAAGCTGATATAAGTTGATATAAAAAGCCGAGTTATGAGCCGGGCAAAAAACAGTTTTTTTTGCTTCAGGGCATTCCAAGCTGCATCGACAGTGTTAGAATCGAAGTCAGCCGGTACGAAAAATCCCGCGTACTGGTAATTATCTGGATAATGGGATCAGGAGAGCGTTACATGCAAGTCAACATCAGTGGACATCATGTCGAGGTAACAGAAGCTCTGCACGACTATGTGATCAAGAAACTGGAACGTCTTGCTTCACATTTTGATCATATCACCAATGTACAGGTGACCCTGAGTGTAGAAAAGCTGGTGCAGAAAGTAGAAGCTATTCTGCATACCCGCGGAGCCGAGATTAATGCGACCGCCGAGCACGAAGACATGTACGCAGCCATTGACCTGCTCTCGGACAAGTTGGATCGGCAGCTGGTTAAACAAAAAGAGAAAGCCTTAAACAGGCAACAGGGCGCCAGTGGCCATGCCCTTTGATTTTTCCGGCGGCCATTCTTGTTTAGCATGATAATTCATCGCATCCTAACCCCCGAGCGCACCCTGGACGGTGTGCACGGGGTCAGCAAAAAGAAAATTCTGGAATTTATCGCTGAACGTATCAGTAGCGACGTTCCCGAAATCAATACCAATGAACTCTTTGAAGCCCTGGTTGCCCGGGAGCGTCTCGGCACAACCGGACTGGGTGAAGGCGTGGCTATTCCTCACTGTCGCTGTAAAGCCTGCCCAGCCCCCATCGGTCTCTTTATACGACTGGCGGAGCCTGTTGATTTTGATTCTGTAGACCGAAAGCCCGTTGATCTGATATTTGCGTTGATCGTGCCTGAAGGTGAAAACCAGGAGCATCTGGAAATTTTAAGAGCACTGGCGGAAAGGTTTCATTCAGCCTTGACTCTTCAGAAAATACGTTCGGCTACTAATACGACAATGCTCTATCGTACTATGAGCGAATAGAGAATAAGGTCACAATAAAAAAAGGCCATCATATACAACGATGGCCAAAAAATTTTCAACTTATAGCTCTCAGTCTCAAGGCCTTGATCAGTTACATCCGAAATTTCGTACGAAGCTGCTTATGTAACATGTGATGTAAAACTCTGAGTTTTGAATTCAAGGCTTTGAGAATCCAAGGTTTACGACGTTATGCTCTGGCTGCCATTCTGGCTGCCATTCTGGCTGCCATTCTGGCTGCCATTCTGGCTGCCATTCTGGCGTCCATAGCAGCTTTATTAGCAGCAATATCCTTACGATTTTTTACAGGATCTGCACCAAGGAGGTATTTAGTCTTACCCTGCAGCTTAACGACAACCCTCTGGTTATTCTCTTGATTCGCTTTGTAACGTTCTTTATCTTCCCCGGTTCCTTCTTCTACCAAAGCTTTAAGCTGTTGATTATTCTTCAGTGCCAGCTTAGCCTCCAGCTCTTCAATAGCCGTCATTTTCGGTGGCGTAGCTTGAGCGGCAATAGCCGCATCAAGAGCAGCGTCATCACCAAAACTAAAGGCTGCTCCAGTTAAAGGTCTGTTTTCAGCTCGCTCGTAGGGAGTTCTGCCTTCCACGCCTTCTGAAGCATGAAGCTTTGCTGCCCGCTCACAAATCTTGCTGTAAAGCTCCTCCATAAAAGGGGTTCGATCTTCCAGAGCTTTCTTTGCAGCTTTCAAATCATTTGCAGCGGCTCTGTTTTTAATCAGGTTGTGATCCGATGCGGTAATTTTATCAGCGAATTTTCTGAATGCTATGCCGGTTCTGAGAGGTGTAACTTTAACAAATACCCTCTTAAATGTTGACACTGCGCGCGCCGTCAGGCTCTTACAACCGGCTTTAAACTGATCCCAATGGGATACTGTTTCTGTATTAAACTTCTTGCGATTCAAATAACCGGTCTGACTGAGTGCTAATTTGTACTCTGGGTTTTCTTCTCCTTGGGCAATTGCTTCTTCTGAAACATTTACATCAGGATGAATCGCAGCAGCTCTGGTCATACGTCCAAATACCAGGCCGTGATCATCTCCAATTTCTGTAGGGCCACCTATGGGCGACACTTTAGCAGCATGGGCTCGCGCATCAGACTCTGCTACATGGCGATAATAACTAAGTCTTTGATCAAAGTAATGGCCGTAAAGCATAGAGTCTATTGTTTGTGGTAGTGGTTGCATGGAGTTACTCCTTTAACTGGTCGAAGTCATTTCATGTAAGTGAGGCGTCTGATTAGTCTTTCCAATCAAGCTCTTTCCTTACTATCCGACACCAATAGTAGGATTACATTCCCATTTAATGTATGACATCGTTGTCAGTAAAGCTGACAAAACAGCCTACACTGATTTGCTCAGCCAAAAACGTTCATTAATATCAAATAAAAATAAATAGCCAGAAACAACACCTCACTAAGCTTTTCATAATGTGGCAGGACTCCACAATCGAATACTTCCAGTCCTTAAACACGCTTTGAATCACAAGATTTCTGGCTCATTTTCTATCCATGCCAGATTTTCCAGATTCCTTTAGCATCAGTTTGCTGTTTAAATCGGATGTCAACATTACCTGGTAGGCTTCCTGATAAAAAGTTGCTTTAATAGGATGAGGGTCAACTTAGAAGGCTTGCAGAGCACCAGTAGACCACCCAATAGCACCTAACTAAGGCGAAGCCCGGGAAGCACAAAGGAACAGTTATGAAACTTATCATCATTAGCGGGCGATCCGGTTCTGGAAAAAGTTCAGCCCTGCACACCCTTGAAGATGAGGGTTTTTATTGCGTCGACAACCTTCCGGCCAGCATGCTGAGCCAATTACCCGATACGTTAAAAGGCCATCATTCAAAGCCTCCGAGGATGGCCGTCAGTATTGATGTCCGAAACCTGCCCGGAGCCCTGAATAACTTTCCTGACCTGTTGGCATCCCTCAGGCAAAAAGGTATCGATTGTCAGGTTCTGTACCTGGACACCGACAGTGAAAAACTGGTCAGCCGATACAGTGCTACCCGCAGAAAGCATCCGCTCAGTAATGAGCAGACATCGCTCAGGGAAGCCATAGCGCTGGAAAAAAATCTGCTCATACCTGTGGTGATCGAGGCAGACCTGAAAATCGATACCACCTCGCTCTCCGTCCATCAGATGAGGGACATGATCAGGCAGGCGTTCTGCGATGATCAAAAACGTGAGATGACCGTTCTTTTTCAATCCTTCGGCTTTAAGAACGGCATCCCTTCAGACGCCGACTTTATCTTTGATGTTCGCTGCCTGCCCAACCCTTTCTGGGATGAATCCCTGAGAGGATACACAGGCCTGGAGCAGCCGGTTATCGATTTTCTGAAAGATGAGCCTCAGGTTATCGAAATGATTGAGGATATCCGTGTCTTTATCGAAAAATGGCTCCCACGCTTTGAGTCAGCCCAACGCAGTTATATGACGATTGCCATTGGTTGTACTGGAGGGCAGCACCGCTCAGTCTATATTGGTAAGACACTGGGCACACTGTTTACCAGTAAACTGGAACGGGTTCAGGTCAGACACAGAGAGCTTCACGAATAATGATTACCTATCGGAAAAAAATTATTAACAAGCTGGGCTTGCACGCCCGGGCGGCATCCAGGTTTGTTTCCACATCATCGGCTTTTGCCAGTGAGATTGAAATCGGGTTCAATGGGCGCAAGGTCGATGGCAAGAGTATCATGGCGGTCATGATGCTCGCTGCAGGACAGGGCTCGGAGCTTGAGCTTCATTGTGATGGTCACGATGAAGAGGCCGCTTGTCTTGCCCTGTGCGAATTGATTGATGACCGCTTTGGCGAAGAAGAGTAACTGGCTCCCCCTTACCGGGGAGTAGCCACTGCATTTACAATAAGAGACTATTCTCCATTTTCTCTGGTCATCTGGCATTATGCCGGATACCTGAAATCTATCCAGGCAGATCATCATGGCGCAGCAGCTGCAATTGAGCATCGGTGAAGCCGAGCTGAAAAAACTTAATGATGCGCTTGAACACGGTGTTTCTGCAGAATTGCGCACCATGTTGAACACCTTGCCACCTGCTGACACAGCACACTTACTGGAGTCCTCCCCACCGAAATTACGCAGCCTTTTGTGGCGCTTGATTGACCGTGAACAGGAGGGTGATGTTCTTCAGGAGCTGAGCGAAGACGTCCGCCAGTTCTTTCTTGACCGAATGAACATTGCCGAACTGAAAGCGATTACTGAAGGTCAGGATGTGGATGATATCGCAGACCTTCTGCAGCAACTGCCGGATACCATCACCCGACAGGTTCTGGACTCCATGAACAGTCAGGACCGGCAACGGGTGGAAGCGGTTCTGGCTTACCCGGAAGACTCCGCCGGTGGCTTGATGAACACCGACACGATTACCGTGCGCCCCAACAACACCGTGGATGTTGTGCTTCGCTACCTTCGCCGCCACGAAGGTATTCCGGATACCACTGATAGTCTGTTGGTCGTTAACCGCCGCGATGAATACATTGGTCGCCTGCCCCTGACCTTACTGCTGACAACCGAGCCGGGTGCCACCGTCAGAGAGGTTATGCTAACGGACCTGTCCCCCATTCCTGCCAATATGGAAGACACACAGGTTGCCCAGCTATTTGAGCGACAGGACCTTATTTCTGCTCCCGTGGTCAATGAAAATGGCAAACTGCTCGGACGGATCACCATTGATGATGTGGTTGACGTTATCCGCGAAGAGGCCGAGCACTCGATGATGAGCATGGCCGGCCTGGATGATGACGAAGATACGTTTGCCCCGGCATTGCGAACAGCCCGGCGCCGGGCTGTCTGGCTGGGTTTTAACCTGATTACGGCATTTATTGCCGCATCGGTGATTGGTCTTTTCCAGCACACTATCGATAAAGTGGTGGCTCTGGCAGTATTGATGCCAATTGTCGCGGGGATGGGAGGCAATGCTGGCAGTCAGGCCCTGACCCTGGTGATTCGGGGGATGGCCCTGGGACAAATAAGCAAGACCAATCTCAAGTGGCTATTAAGCCGTGAGCTGGTCGCCGGTTTTCTGAACGGGCTGTTATGGGCAACCCTGGTGGCCATTATTGCCTGGCTCTGGTTTGATGACCCGATTATCTCGCTGGTGATTGCCTGTGCCATGGTGATCAATTTAAGCGTCGCTGTTATCACCGGCGCAATGTTGCCGGTATTGCTGAAATCATTGCATATTGATCCGGCTCTGGCCGGCAGTATTATTCTGACCACCATTTCCGATGTGGTGGGATTCTTATCATTCCTTGGTCTGGCAACTATTTTCTATGGCTGATTCTATGACTGATTCTATGGCTGAAATTGCTTCATTGTCACAAAGACACGAGGGCACAATGTTTCATCAATAGTGTGATCTCGTGCCTTTGTTGTTTGATTATTCGCCAGCCAGTTTCATACGGCTGATCAGAACTGAACCGGTCTGGATATTCCCACGGGTATCCACATCATTACCCACGGCAACAATGTTCCGGTAGATGTCCTTCAGATTCCCGGCAACGGTCACTTCTGAAACCGGAAACTGAATGTGACCATTTTCTACCCAGAAGCCACCAGCACCCCGGGAATAGTCTCCGGTCACCGTATTAACCCCTTGTCCCATAAGCTCAGTAACCAGTAACCCGGTGCCCATCTGTTTCAGCAACGCATCAAAGTCTCCTGCATTGCTTTGCACAAACAGGTTGTTAACACCCCCGGCGTTGGCAGTACTGTCCATCCCCAGCTTTCGTGCAGAGTAGGTACTTAAAATATAATGCTGCAGCACGCCGTCAGTAATAAAGTCCTTGGCGTAGGTCGCCAGACCATCATTGTCAAAACTGGCGGAACCCATCCTGCTTTTCAACAACGGTTGTTCATAAATACGCATCCATTCAGGGAACACCGGTTTACCCAGGTGATCCAGCAGGAAAGAAGCCTGGCGATAAAGGCTGCCACCACTGATCGCCCCCAGGAAATGAGCAATAAGACCGGCAGCCACCTCCGGTGCAAACAGTACGGGTACTTCGGCAGTGCCTACTTTCCGGGCTCCCAGTCTGCAGACCGTGCGCTCGGCGGCTTTCTTGCCAACAGCAACGGCTTTTTCCAGCTCGTTGGCATTACGGTTTACTGTGTACCAGTAATCCCGCTGCATCTCGTCACCCTGCGCGCCAATCAACACCGCGCTCAGACTGTGGCGACTGGAAACATAACTGCCAATAAACCCGTTGCTGTTGCCATACACACGACAACCCTGATGGCTAGAGACACTGGCACCATCGGAATTCACAATTTTAGGACTGAAAGCGCGGCCGGCATCTTCACATTGCATGGCCAGATCAATCGCCTGCTGGGCATCAATTCCCCATGGGTGGTACAGGTCAAGATCAGGCAACGCATCACCATCAGCCATTAACGCTTTATCAGCCAGCCCTGCATAAGGGTCTTCGGAAGCGTAGCGGGCAATATCGCAGGCGGCTTTTACCGTTTCACGGATTGCCTTTGCGCTGCTGTCAGAGGTAGTGGCAGAGCCTTTTCGCTTGCCCAGATAGACGGTGATACCCAGCCCCTGGTCACGGTTAAACTCAACTGTTTCAACATCGCCCATGCGAACGCTGGCCGACAGGCCGGCATCCATACTGATGCCGACTTCACAGGCATCCGCTCCCTGTCTGGCGGCCTCAGCCAGAATATCACTGGCCAGTGTTTTCAGTCTGGTCTCTTCACTGTGTGGGTCCAGTACTGCATTGGAAGATTCGCCCATGATTCCACCTGATCTGTTTTGTTATGGCTGTAGGGGTTTATGACTGTAAGGTTTTATGACTATTGTGCCGCTGTAAAGTTAAGAATGCATCAGTTAGATGCTTAATTAAACACACTTTGATTTGCCGGGGAAAAACATCCCAATTGAGCTGCATTCTGAAGTAAGATAGTAAAAACTGTGTCTATTTTTCCATCCATGGAACTGCTTTATCAGCAACGTCATGTAATCTGCAGATTCCCATCTATGGCCATTCTCTATGAGTAAAAAGAACCGTCGTATCCAGGAAGCCTGGGACGATGAAGAAACCGAAGAAATCATCTATGTCAGCAAATCTGAGCTGAAGCGGGACATGGAAGAACTGAAGCATATGGGTGCCCGTCTGATGGAACTTAAACCGGCATTGCTGGATAAGTTGCCTCTGAACGATCGCCTGCGTGAAGCATTGAATGAGAGCAAGCGCATCAAAAGCAACAATGCCAGAAAGCGCCATCTGGGCTTTATTGGTAAGCTGATGGCGGATCAGGACATTGAGCCAATAATGGAGCTTCTG is a window encoding:
- the hpf gene encoding ribosome hibernation-promoting factor, HPF/YfiA family, encoding MQVNISGHHVEVTEALHDYVIKKLERLASHFDHITNVQVTLSVEKLVQKVEAILHTRGAEINATAEHEDMYAAIDLLSDKLDRQLVKQKEKALNRQQGASGHAL
- a CDS encoding PTS sugar transporter subunit IIA, with translation MIIHRILTPERTLDGVHGVSKKKILEFIAERISSDVPEINTNELFEALVARERLGTTGLGEGVAIPHCRCKACPAPIGLFIRLAEPVDFDSVDRKPVDLIFALIVPEGENQEHLEILRALAERFHSALTLQKIRSATNTTMLYRTMSE
- the rapZ gene encoding RNase adapter RapZ, which codes for MKLIIISGRSGSGKSSALHTLEDEGFYCVDNLPASMLSQLPDTLKGHHSKPPRMAVSIDVRNLPGALNNFPDLLASLRQKGIDCQVLYLDTDSEKLVSRYSATRRKHPLSNEQTSLREAIALEKNLLIPVVIEADLKIDTTSLSVHQMRDMIRQAFCDDQKREMTVLFQSFGFKNGIPSDADFIFDVRCLPNPFWDESLRGYTGLEQPVIDFLKDEPQVIEMIEDIRVFIEKWLPRFESAQRSYMTIAIGCTGGQHRSVYIGKTLGTLFTSKLERVQVRHRELHE
- a CDS encoding HPr family phosphocarrier protein, with amino-acid sequence MITYRKKIINKLGLHARAASRFVSTSSAFASEIEIGFNGRKVDGKSIMAVMMLAAGQGSELELHCDGHDEEAACLALCELIDDRFGEEE
- the mgtE gene encoding magnesium transporter, with protein sequence MAQQLQLSIGEAELKKLNDALEHGVSAELRTMLNTLPPADTAHLLESSPPKLRSLLWRLIDREQEGDVLQELSEDVRQFFLDRMNIAELKAITEGQDVDDIADLLQQLPDTITRQVLDSMNSQDRQRVEAVLAYPEDSAGGLMNTDTITVRPNNTVDVVLRYLRRHEGIPDTTDSLLVVNRRDEYIGRLPLTLLLTTEPGATVREVMLTDLSPIPANMEDTQVAQLFERQDLISAPVVNENGKLLGRITIDDVVDVIREEAEHSMMSMAGLDDDEDTFAPALRTARRRAVWLGFNLITAFIAASVIGLFQHTIDKVVALAVLMPIVAGMGGNAGSQALTLVIRGMALGQISKTNLKWLLSRELVAGFLNGLLWATLVAIIAWLWFDDPIISLVIACAMVINLSVAVITGAMLPVLLKSLHIDPALAGSIILTTISDVVGFLSFLGLATIFYG
- the pmbA gene encoding metalloprotease PmbA: MGESSNAVLDPHSEETRLKTLASDILAEAARQGADACEVGISMDAGLSASVRMGDVETVEFNRDQGLGITVYLGKRKGSATTSDSSAKAIRETVKAACDIARYASEDPYAGLADKALMADGDALPDLDLYHPWGIDAQQAIDLAMQCEDAGRAFSPKIVNSDGASVSSHQGCRVYGNSNGFIGSYVSSRHSLSAVLIGAQGDEMQRDYWYTVNRNANELEKAVAVGKKAAERTVCRLGARKVGTAEVPVLFAPEVAAGLIAHFLGAISGGSLYRQASFLLDHLGKPVFPEWMRIYEQPLLKSRMGSASFDNDGLATYAKDFITDGVLQHYILSTYSARKLGMDSTANAGGVNNLFVQSNAGDFDALLKQMGTGLLVTELMGQGVNTVTGDYSRGAGGFWVENGHIQFPVSEVTVAGNLKDIYRNIVAVGNDVDTRGNIQTGSVLISRMKLAGE
- the yjgA gene encoding ribosome biogenesis factor YjgA encodes the protein MSKKNRRIQEAWDDEETEEIIYVSKSELKRDMEELKHMGARLMELKPALLDKLPLNDRLREALNESKRIKSNNARKRHLGFIGKLMADQDIEPIMELLNQLDSSSEEYNRRFHQLERWRDQLIRDDDGHSTLTEYLEHYPEADHQHIRQLVRNAQKEAAQDKLPAAARKLFKYLREVDEL